The genomic region AGCGTTACAATTCTAACGTCCATAGAGGTGTTCATACATTAGGATCGCTTGCAACAGATGGTTATGAGGGTGCGCGAGAAACGGTGAGACGTTTTATCAATGCACCATATTTTGAAGAAGTCATCTTCACACGCGGCACGACTGCAGCAATTAACTTAGTTGCACACAGTTATGGTGATGCAAACATTCAAGAAGGCGACGAAATTGTTGTGACGCAAATGGAACATCATGCAAACTTAGTGCCGTGGCAACAGTTGGCCAAGCGTAAAGGTGCAACATTAAAGTTTATTCCGATGACGGATGATGGGCAACTTACTCTGTCCGCAGTAGAAGAAACAGTAACTAATCGTACGAAAATCGTTGCAGTTGCACACGTATCAAATGTACTAGGTACAATCAATGATATTAAATCTATTGCTCAAATTGCACATCAACATGGTGCGATTATCGCTGTGGATGGTGCACAATCTGTGCCACATATGAAAGTTGACGTTCAAGCATTAGATGTTGATTTTTATAGCTTTAGTGGACATAAAATGTTAGGGCCAACAGGAATAGGTGTCCTTTACGGTAAGCGAGAGTATTTGCATCAAATGGAACCTATTGAATTTGGTGGAGATATGATTGACTTTGTTGGTTTACATGAGAGTACTTGGACAGACTTACCAACAAAATTTGAAGCGGGAACACCTTTAATTGCACAAGCAATCGGTTTAAAAGCGGCAATCGAATATATTGAAAATATAGGTTTTGATGCTATACATGATCATGAACAAGTGCTAACGCAGTACGCTTATGAGCAAATGTCTCAAGTTGAAGGTATTGAGATTTATGGGCCAGAAGTATCAAAGCGCGCGGGTGTCATTACTTTTAATTTAAAAGATGTACATCCACATGATGTTGCGACAGCACTTGATACTGAAGGTGTAGCAGTGCGTGCAGGGCATCACTGTGCACAACCTTTAATGAAATGGTTAAATGTATCATCTACAGCACGCGCAAGCTTTTATATATACAATACTAAAGAAGACATCGATCAACTCGTAGAAGGGTTGAAGCGAACGAAGGAGTTTTTCTCGTATGAATTTTAATAACCTAGATCAATTGTATCGTTCAGTTATTATGGATCACTACAAAAACCCTCGTAACAAAGGCGTAATTGAAGATGGAACGATGACTGTTGATATGAATAATCCAACCTGTGGCGATCGAATCCGTCTCACTTTTGATGTGCAAGATGGAATTATCAAAGATGCTAAATTTGAAGGTGAAGGTTGCTCGATATCTATGTCAAGTGCATCAATGATGACAGAGGCCATTAAAGGGCATAGCCTAAAAGAAGCAATGCAAATGAGTCAAGAGTTCACGAAAATGATGCTTGGTGAAGACTTTGAAATTACTGAAGAAATGGGCGATATCGAAGCTTTACAAGGTGTTTCTCAATTTCCAGCACGTATTAAGTGTGCAACATTAGCATGGAAAGCTTTAGAAAAGGGTACAATAGAAAAAGAAGGTAAACTAGAAGAATAAGCATCGATTTGAGGATGCGTTAACATAACGATAAATGTTGAGCGTATAGAGCGATAGGGCCAGCTGAAAGCAATGAATCAGTAACCGAATTGAGATGAATAATTTATATAGGAGTGATAAACATGGCTAAAAAAGCACCTGATTTGGGCGATTACAAATATGGGTTCCATGATGAAGACGTTTCGATTTTTAGATCAGAACGTGGTTTGACTGAAAATATCGTACGTGAAATTTCAAGAATGAAAGATGAACCTGAATGGATGTTAGATTTCCGTCTTAAAGCTTTAAAATTATTTTATAAAATGCCAATGCCACAATGGGGCGGAGACTTATCAGAGCTCGATTTTGATGATATAACATATTATGTTAAGCCATCAGAGCGTTCTGAACGTTCTTGGGATGAAGTACCTGAAGAAATCAAACGTACTTTTGATAAATTAGGTATTCCAGAAGCCGAACAAAAATATTTAGCAGGTGTGTCTGCACAGTACGAATCAGAAGTGGTATACCACAATATGGAAAAAGAGCTCGAAGAAAAAGGTATCGTATTTAAAGATACAGACACAGCGTTAAAAGAAAATGAAGATTTATTTAAAGAGTACTTCGCATCTGTTGTACCAGCTGCTGATAATAAATTTGCGGCATTAAATTCAGCAGTATGGTCAGGTGGATCATTTATCTACATTCCGAAAAATGTTAAATTAGATACGCCATTACAAGCTTATTTCCGAATTAACTCAGAAAATATGGGGCAATTTGAGCGTACGTTAATTATTGCTGACGAAGGCGCGTCAGTGAACTATGTTGAAGGTTGTACAGCACCTGTATATACTACGAACTCATTGCACTCAGCAGTAGTAGAAATCATCGTTCATAAAGATGCTCATGTCCGTTATACGACGATTCAAAACTGGGCGAACAACGTTTATAACCTTGTAACGAAGCGTACATTGGTCCATGAAAACGGGAATATGGAGTGGGTTGATGGTAACCTAGGTTCTAAGCTAACAATGAAATATCCAGCGTGTGTATTAGTAGGTGAAGGCGCAAAGGGTAATACGCTTTCTATCGCATTTGCTGGTAAAGGACAAGTACAAGATGCTGGAGCTAAAATGATGCATAAAGCACCAAACACATCATCTACAATTGTATCTAAATCTATCGCTAAAGATGGCGGCAAAGTAGTTTACCGTGGTATCGTACACTTTGGTCGAAAAGCAAAAGGCGCGCGTTCTAACATTGAATGTGACACGCTCATCTTAGACAACGAGTCAACATCAGATACAATCCCTTATAATGAAATATTTAATGATAGTATTTCCTTAGAACATGAAGCAAAAGTATCAAAAGTATCTGAAGAACAACTTTTCTATTTAATGTCTAGAGGTATTTCTGAAGAAGAAGCGACTGAAATGATTGTAATGGGCTTTATTGAGCCATTTACGAAAGAATTGCCAATGGAATATGCAGTAGAAATGAACCGTCTTATCAAATTCGAGATGGAAGGCAGTATCGGATAGATTTAAAGTATGGTATCAGGCTAATTTTACCTATGGGGTATCTTAGTTTGATACCATTTTTGCAACATTGAGCCATAATTAAGCAAGAGGTATCACAATGTTGGTGGTGAATCTAATGCTCTTTAAGTTATTGAACATGAACGTTTAAGAAATATTTTAAAAGTATGAAATGACTCTCAAAATTTTAGAAATATCTTTTTTAAGGATTCCTTTGTTATGCGCTATTGAAGTATAGTATCTTTGGAAGATTTGAGAGGTATTTTTTTGATTACCCCAATGATTGTATAGACTGTATAGGTAACGATGATACAGTATCCATCAAAATAGTATACTACCCCTTATAGTTGAATCTTAGAATTCGATTATAGGGGTACAATAATGTCTGGGTATATTATATTTGTAAAGGTTTCAAATAGATAAAGTCATGGAGAAATTAGAAACGTACATCTTGATTTTTACTGTCTTTTCAGTAAAAATGAAAGTAACTTTATCATGATGATAGCTTTAAAAGTTATGGTACGAGTTAGATCGTTAGAGGGGGAGCTGCATAATGATCATTGCGATCATTGTATTAATTTTAGTATCTTGTTTTTTCTCAGGAAGTGAAACAGCACTGACTGCAGCTAACAAGGTACGATTACAATCTGAAGCAGAACAAAATAATCATAAATCTGCAAACTTATTAAAGTTACTAGAAAAGCCGAGTGAATTCATTACAACAATATTAATAGGGAATAATATTGCTAACATTTTATTGCCTACGTTAGTGACAATTTTAGCTGTTCGTTTAGGTGCTAACATTGGAATAGCTTCTGCGATATTGACTATTGTGATTATCGTTTTTGCAGAGGTCATACCCAAGTCGATTGCGGCTACATTTCCAGATGCAATTGCAAGGTTTGTTTATCCGGTGATACGCCTATTTGTCATTATTTTTAAACCCATTACTTTAATTTTAAATATGTTGACTGATTGGATTAATCAATTATTATCTCGGCATAATCCTAATCAAGGTATGTCAAAAGAAGAAGTGCGTACAATGGTTGCCATAGCAGGTACGGAAGGTGCATTTAATGAGATGGAACGTACACGAATTCAAGGTGTCATGAACTTTGACCGTTTAAAAGTGAATGATGTTAATAATACGCCTAGGGTTAATGTTACATCTCTATCGATTGAAGATACGTATGAGGAAGTCTATGAGATTGTGATGAATCATCCTTATACACGCTATCCTGTTTATGAAGGAGATATTGATAATGTAGTAGGAGTCTTTCATTCTAAATACTTATTAGCATGGAGTAAAACACCAGAAAAGACAATCACTGACTTTTGTTCCGAACCTCTTTTCGTTTATGAACATAATCGAGCAGAATGGGTACTTCGTAAAATGACTATTACACGAAAGCATATGGCGATTGTTTTAGATGAATACGGTGGGACAGATGCAATTGTAACGCATGAAGATTTAATTGAAGAAATGTTAGGTATGGAAATAGAAGATGAAATGGATAGAGAAGAAAATCATAAATTGAGTAAAGTACGCTAAATAGATAAGAAATCAATGAATAAATCATACAAAGGGGTTTTAATATGTGGGGACAAATGGAAATCTCTCAATTATGCCAAATTGACTATCCTATTATTCAAGCGGGGATGGCTGGTTCAACGACGCCTGAACTTGTAGCAGCTGTGAGTAATGCAGGAGCACTTGGGACTATTGGAGCGGGCTATATGACACCAGATGAACTCGAGTCTGAGATTAAGCAAGTACAAGACTTAACCGCCAAGCCCTTTGCAATCAATCTATTTGTACCTGAAGATATACAATATGAGATGTCTGAAGTGCGTCAAATGAATGCATTATTACACCCTTATCGTCAAGCGTTAGGATTAGATGTTCCAAATGTAAAATCACATGATGCATCTGATTTTGAGTTAAAGATAAAGCTAATGATAAAGTATCAAGTACCAGTTTGCAGTTTTACATTCGGCATTCCACATCAATCCATATTAGAACAGTTGAAAAGCGCGAATGTTATTACAATTGGAAGTGCTACGACTGTAGAAGAGGCACAGGCATTAGAACGTGCAGGGTTAGACATTGTTGTAGCTCAAGGTAGTGATGCAGGAGGGCATAGAGGCAGCTTTAGTGACAAGCCCTATGAAACAATGGTAGGTACTATGTCACTCGTCCCTCAAATTGTAGACAATGTATCGATTCCGGTTGTAGCAGCAGGTGGTATTATGGATGGTAGGGGTCTAATTGCAAGTTTGATGTTAGGTGCTCAAGGCGTCCAGCTCGGTACAGCGTTTTTAACGACACGAGAAAGTAAAGCGAAAGACGTGCATAAAAAAGCAATACTCAATTGTAAAGAAACAGATACGATTGTGACAGATATATTTAGTGGAAAGATGGCTAGAGGTATTCAAAACGCATTTATACATGAAATCAAAGCATCAGGCGCTAAAATCTTACCATATCCTATCCAAAATGATCTCACTACGTCTATTCGTTCAGCGGCAAGTCAAATTGGCAAAACCGATTGGATGCATCTTTGGAGTGGTCAAGGTGTAAGATTAGCACAAGATACAGATGCTAAAAGTTTAGTAGAAAGTATGATTCATAAGGGTAATCAGTGTTTAAATCAATTTAATCAGTAAAATACAATATACAATCAATTTAAGCAACATCACTATGGATTAGTCAGTTTAAAGGTAAGGTTATCACCTAACTTTGAAGTCAATATTATAGTGGTGTTGCTTTTTGCATTATTTTACAGCTTCAAATCTTTAAAAAGCTGTTACACAAAATTAAGCGCGATGATTGAGCCATTTTAGAAGCATATCATGATGCATCGCTTCTGGATTAATGCAATCTAAATGATCTAAATGTGGCAATGCATATAGTGTAATATATGTTCCTTTTTTATAGTTTTCTTGTACATATGATAATGAAGTATCAATATGAACAGAAGTATCATTATAACCATGAATAATTAGCGTATCAGTTTGAATAGGTGTTTGCATGATTGGGGAAGCATCTTTAAGAACATGCGTTGATGTAGGATTAAAGTATTCAGGAACAGCGTCTTGCCCTAAATGGTGGTGTAAAGTATAAAGGACATCTGTTACAGGTGCTAGTGCAACGATGCAATCAAATAATAAATCATTGAGTAAAGCAAGTTGTCCTCCTACAGAATGGCCAATACCTATCAGTTGAGAAGGATGATATTTTGATTGTTTAAATGTTTCAACAGCATTTCGTATATCATCTTTAGGGATAGGCCATTCATGCTCGGAGCCACGTCTATATTCAACATTTGCAACAGAAAATCCTACGTCGATAAGTGCATCAATATAAGGATTCATCATATGCTTATCAAATTGATTACGCCAATATCCACCATGTATGAGTACAATCCATTTGTCATGTTGAACGTCATGATTTCTGTAAATATCAATATGTTGATCTTGATGTTGACCGTATTGTAACTGTTCGACCATAAATAATCTCCTTCTATTTAAATCTTTTTATGATATTACCCTATATATGAATACTAAAACTGAATGATGCATCACAATCATCTTTAATGGAGTGATTGTGATAAAATGAAAGAGGTGATTATTATGATAGAAATTGGTTTAACTGGTTGGGGAGACCATGATTCATTATATGAAGATATTGCGCGTCAATCAGATAAGTTATTAACCTATTCCAGTCATTTTCCTATTGTTGAACTGGATGCATCGTACTACGCAATTCAACCTGAACGGAATATTTTAAAGTGGATCAATGAAACACCTAAACGTTTTAAGTTTGTGGTCAAAATCCATCAAGCCTTAACATTACATGCTGATTATCGTGATTTTGCGACATCAATGGATGCGTTGTTTAATCAGTTTTCTGAGATGATTGTGCCATTACAGAAGGCAAATAAGCTTGCGATGATATTAGTACAATTTCCACCATGGTTTGATTGTAATGCGAAAAATGTGCAATATATTCGCTACGTCAAGTCCAAACTTGAACAGTATCCGATATGCGTCGAATTTCGCCACCAGTCGTGGTTTGAAGGTGATATGAAAGAAAGAACTTTAAGTTTCCTTACTGAAAATCAACTGATTCATTCAGTTTGTGATGAGCCACAAGTTGGAGAAGGAAGCATTCCATTCGTGAATCGTATTACACATACTAAAGCACTCGTTCGATTACATGGTCGTAATATCAATGGATGGCGGAAGCAAGATATGACTGATCAAGAATGGCGAGATGTTCGTTATTTGTATCAATATAGCGAAAAAGAACTACAAGAACTAGCAAATAAAATCGTTGTTTTAAATCAGAAAGCAGATACCGTATACATTATATTTAATAATAATTCAGGTGGTCATGCTGCAGGAAATGCTAAACAATTACAACAGTTATTGAATATTGAGTATAAAGGTTTGGCACCACAACAACTGAAACTATTTTAAGCGGAGGCGGACAACATGAGTTGGTTAATTTTAATTATAGTAGGTTTATTATCAGCTATGATCGGGTCTTTGGTAGGTATAGGTGGCGGTATTATCATTGTACCTACCCTTATTTATTTTGGGATGAATCTTCAAATATTAGACGGTGTTACACCACAGACAGCTATTGGAACATCTTCTATTATTTTAATTGTGACAGGCTTATCATCAACACTCAGTTACTTAAAAGCCAAACAAGTTGATGTGAAAAATGGATTTTTATTTTTAATTGGTATCATTCCTGGTGCATTAATCGGAGCGTATTTAAGTCAATTTTTAACGATTCATTCCTTTAATCTCTATTTTGGTATTTTCCTGATTATCGTTTCAATGATGCTCATGTTTCGAGATCGTATTCCGCCCATTAGAGTGTTTCAAAAACCACAGTATATGAAACATTTTACAGATAAAGAAGGCATCAATTATGAATATGCCGTTGTGCCATCGCTAGCAGTGGTGATATCGTTTGTTATCGGGCTGACAGCTGGATTATTTGGCATTGGTGGTGGCGCATTAATGACACCGTTAATGCTTTTGGTGTTTCGTTTTCCACCTCATGTTGCTGTCGGCACAAGTATGATGATGATTTTCTTTTCAAGTATTACAAGTTCAGTAGGTCATATTGTGCTTGGACATGTCATTTGGGGATATAGTCTTATTTTGATTATATCTAGTTGGATAGGAGCAAAAATTGGTGTAAAAATTAATAAACGTGTCAATTCCCAAACAATCGTCACTTTATTGCGCATTGTCATGTTAGCATTAGGTGTCTATCTGATTATGAGATCATTTCTATAAATAAGTGAGGTGAATGATGTGCGTTTAACAATCTATCATACTAATGATATTCATAGCCATTTACGCGAATTTGCAAGGATTACATCTTATATGGCGAAACACAGACCAAAACTCAATCATCCGTCATTATATATTGATATAGGGGATCACGTAGATTTGTCTCTACCTGTAACAGAAGGGACAATGGGCAAGCGTAATGTTCAATTGCTTAATGAAGCCCATTGTGATATTGCGACAATTGGTAATAATGAGGGAATGACAATTTCACATGAGTCTTTGAATGCTTTATATGATGAAGCTGAATTTACTGTAACTTGTGCGAATGTGATTGATGAAGCGGGGGCATTACCTCGTCATTTTGTTTCTTCTCATATTCACGAAGAACAAGGTGTGAGAATACTCTTTATTGCAGTTACTGCACCGTTTACACCATTTTATCGGTCGTTAGATTGGATTGTAACTGATCCGCTTAATGCGGTTAAAGATGAGCTCGCTAAATGCGAAGGGACATATGATATCGTTATGGTAATGAGTCACGTCGGTATTTTCTTTGATCAAAAGCTATGCGAAGTTTTACCCGAAATTGACGTTATATTTGGAGCCCATACACATCATTACTTTGAAAAAGGACAAATGGAAAATGGTGTGCTGATGGCAGCAGCTGGTAAATATGGAAATTACTTAGGAGAGGTCACAATTGATATCGATTCAAAACGTATCGTGTCGAAATCAGCAAGACTCATCCCTTTAAGAGACTTACCTGAAGTAAAGACGCATTTTGAAGAGGAGGGGCGTCAATTATTAAGTGAACCTCTGATTGATAGGCCAGTGACTTTACAAAGAGAGACGCACTTTATTACGAAAGCAAGCTACCTATTAGCAGAGAGTGTATATGAATTTGCACATGCTGATTGTGCACTGATTAATGCAGGATTGATTGTAAAAGGATATCATAATCAAATTGTAACAGAATACGATATTCACCAAACCTTACCACATCCTATAAATGTTGTACGTGTTAAAATAACAGGTCAAAAATTAAAAGAAATTTTAGAAATTGCGCGTGAGCAGTCATATATGTATAAAACTGCACAAGGGTTAGGTTTTCGCGGTAATGTTTTTGGTGGATATATTCTTTATAATATGGGATATATTGAATCGACACATCGCTACTTTGTTAAAGGTGAAGAAATAGAAGATGACAAGATATACTTACTTGGAACGGTAGATATGTACACATTCGGAAAATATTTTCCGTTATTAAAAGAGCAATCAATTGAATACTTAATGCCGGAATTTTTGCGGGATATTTATAAAGAGAAGTTAACAAGTCTATAAAAAGAAAAACGCGTAGATTTTAATTTGATGTAAAGTTCGTTATAATGTATAAAGACTTATTAATTACAGGAGGGTGTCCGTCGTTATGGCTACTAAAAATGAAGAAATTTTGCGCAAACCAGACTGGTTAAAAATAAAGTTAAACACAAATGAAAACTACACTGGTTTAAAGAAAATGATGCGTGAGAAAAACTTACATACTGTATGTGAGGAAGCTAAGTGCCCGAATATTCATGAGTGTTGGGGTGCGCGTCGTACGGCAACTTTTATGATACTTGGTGCGGTATGTACACGTGCGTGTCGTTTTTGCGCTGTTAAAACAGGATTACCGAATGAGCTTGATTTAGAAGAACCAGAACGCGTGGCTGAATCAGTAGAACTTATGAATCTTAAGCATGTTGTCATTACAGCAGTTGCGCGTGACGACTTAAAAGATGCAGGTTCAAATGTTTATGCTGAAACTGTTCGTAAAGTAAGAGAACGCAATCCATATACAACAATTGAAATTTTACCTTCAGATATGGGTGGCGATTATGAAGCGCTTAAAACATTAATGGCGGCTAAACCAGATATTTTAAACCATAATATTGAAACAGTCCGTCGTTTGACACCGAGAGTTCGTGCACGTGCTACTTATGATCGTACTTTAGAATTTTTAAGACGTTCTAAAGAATTACAGCCAGACATTCCTACTAAATCAAGTATCATGGTAGGTTTAGGAGAAACTATCGAAGAAATTCACGAAACAATGGATGATTTGCGTGCTAATGATGTTGATATTTTAACAATCGGCCAGTACTTACAACCATCACGTAAACATTTAAAAGTACAAAAATATTATACACCTTTAGAATTTGGTAAATTACGCAAAGTTGCTATGGAAAAAGGCTTCAAACATTGTCAAGCAGGACCACTTGTTCGAAGTTCTTATCACGCTGATGAACAAGTTAATGAAGCAGCAAAAGAAAAACAACGTCTAGGTGACGAGCAACTTAATAGCACTAAGTAGGTGGTGTGCACGTGATTAAAGTCGGCAACCATTACTTTGAACTCATAGAATCCCATAAAGGTGGATTTAACGAAGAAGATTTTATAGCAAGGTATTCCGAGATTTTGGATAAATATGATTTTATAGTTGGCGATTATGGTTATGAACAATTACGCTTAAAAGGCTTTTATTATGATTCTCAAAAGAAGGTAGATTATCATAAACGTTTTTCAACAATACAAGATTATATTTTAGAATATTGTAATTTTGGTTGTGCTTATTTTATTGTTCGACGATTAACTCAAGATGAGAAGAGTCATCATGAATCAATTGTTGAAGAGAGTAAATTAAAAGATGTTCGTATACAACCTACAATTCAAGATTAATATTATAGTTAGAAGCTAGGATATAGTGAGTAGACTTGGCATACGTTAAGCAATTCAAAATGAATCTTTTGAATTTTGATGATTGCTGCGTTTATGTCGAAGAAGTTATTTTTGAAATCCCATTAATTGGTTTTTCAAAAGCTAAGCGCTCAAGGTCCTAGTTTCTTTTTAAATAAAAGAGGCTCTATAATAAATCGGACTGGTGTATAAATAATTTCATTTATTTGATTGTTCCATAAAGCCTCGCTTTTCTAGGCGCCTCACCTCAACTCATTTTAAGATTGAACTTACCCAATCTTAAAATGGATTTTCGGTTACGGCAAGATGCCTCAGAAGTCTCGGCTTAGGAATCAATCAAATTTGCTATATTTATTCACACTCCTAAGTTATAAAATATGTTTTACCAACTCAATTTTACTGATTTATGTTGTATTAAAAGAGGCATTAATGTTCAAGACTTTATGATCACACAACGAAAAAGGCGTTAAGCAATCCATTATTGCATAACGCCTTAATTTAATGCGACCAGTCCAATTTGACTGAGAGCCATAAAAGAATTTTCAAAAATGTGAATCAACTGCTTAAATCAATAGAGTCTTCTTCAAAATTACGATAGTTAGAAAGCTTATTCATTAGCATTTAGAATTTGATATTTTTTATTTCCGAAAAACACTTGACATTTTATTTAATTGTCGATATCTTTATAACATAAATTCCGATTAATAAGGTATGTATTATAAGAATTGAACTAAGGGAGATGAGTATATGTCTAGTGGAGAAATTACATATCAAAATTTTAATGAAAATCATATACCTGTGTTCCCAAAAGCTTCAGAAACA from Staphylococcus felis harbors:
- a CDS encoding bifunctional metallophosphatase/5'-nucleotidase: MRLTIYHTNDIHSHLREFARITSYMAKHRPKLNHPSLYIDIGDHVDLSLPVTEGTMGKRNVQLLNEAHCDIATIGNNEGMTISHESLNALYDEAEFTVTCANVIDEAGALPRHFVSSHIHEEQGVRILFIAVTAPFTPFYRSLDWIVTDPLNAVKDELAKCEGTYDIVMVMSHVGIFFDQKLCEVLPEIDVIFGAHTHHYFEKGQMENGVLMAAAGKYGNYLGEVTIDIDSKRIVSKSARLIPLRDLPEVKTHFEEEGRQLLSEPLIDRPVTLQRETHFITKASYLLAESVYEFAHADCALINAGLIVKGYHNQIVTEYDIHQTLPHPINVVRVKITGQKLKEILEIAREQSYMYKTAQGLGFRGNVFGGYILYNMGYIESTHRYFVKGEEIEDDKIYLLGTVDMYTFGKYFPLLKEQSIEYLMPEFLRDIYKEKLTSL
- a CDS encoding NAD(P)H-dependent flavin oxidoreductase, which translates into the protein MWGQMEISQLCQIDYPIIQAGMAGSTTPELVAAVSNAGALGTIGAGYMTPDELESEIKQVQDLTAKPFAINLFVPEDIQYEMSEVRQMNALLHPYRQALGLDVPNVKSHDASDFELKIKLMIKYQVPVCSFTFGIPHQSILEQLKSANVITIGSATTVEEAQALERAGLDIVVAQGSDAGGHRGSFSDKPYETMVGTMSLVPQIVDNVSIPVVAAGGIMDGRGLIASLMLGAQGVQLGTAFLTTRESKAKDVHKKAILNCKETDTIVTDIFSGKMARGIQNAFIHEIKASGAKILPYPIQNDLTTSIRSAASQIGKTDWMHLWSGQGVRLAQDTDAKSLVESMIHKGNQCLNQFNQ
- a CDS encoding YutD family protein, which codes for MIKVGNHYFELIESHKGGFNEEDFIARYSEILDKYDFIVGDYGYEQLRLKGFYYDSQKKVDYHKRFSTIQDYILEYCNFGCAYFIVRRLTQDEKSHHESIVEESKLKDVRIQPTIQD
- a CDS encoding alpha/beta hydrolase family protein → MVEQLQYGQHQDQHIDIYRNHDVQHDKWIVLIHGGYWRNQFDKHMMNPYIDALIDVGFSVANVEYRRGSEHEWPIPKDDIRNAVETFKQSKYHPSQLIGIGHSVGGQLALLNDLLFDCIVALAPVTDVLYTLHHHLGQDAVPEYFNPTSTHVLKDASPIMQTPIQTDTLIIHGYNDTSVHIDTSLSYVQENYKKGTYITLYALPHLDHLDCINPEAMHHDMLLKWLNHRA
- the lipA gene encoding lipoyl synthase; the protein is MATKNEEILRKPDWLKIKLNTNENYTGLKKMMREKNLHTVCEEAKCPNIHECWGARRTATFMILGAVCTRACRFCAVKTGLPNELDLEEPERVAESVELMNLKHVVITAVARDDLKDAGSNVYAETVRKVRERNPYTTIEILPSDMGGDYEALKTLMAAKPDILNHNIETVRRLTPRVRARATYDRTLEFLRRSKELQPDIPTKSSIMVGLGETIEEIHETMDDLRANDVDILTIGQYLQPSRKHLKVQKYYTPLEFGKLRKVAMEKGFKHCQAGPLVRSSYHADEQVNEAAKEKQRLGDEQLNSTK
- the sufU gene encoding Fe-S cluster assembly sulfur transfer protein SufU, which produces MNFNNLDQLYRSVIMDHYKNPRNKGVIEDGTMTVDMNNPTCGDRIRLTFDVQDGIIKDAKFEGEGCSISMSSASMMTEAIKGHSLKEAMQMSQEFTKMMLGEDFEITEEMGDIEALQGVSQFPARIKCATLAWKALEKGTIEKEGKLEE
- a CDS encoding sulfite exporter TauE/SafE family protein, giving the protein MSWLILIIVGLLSAMIGSLVGIGGGIIIVPTLIYFGMNLQILDGVTPQTAIGTSSIILIVTGLSSTLSYLKAKQVDVKNGFLFLIGIIPGALIGAYLSQFLTIHSFNLYFGIFLIIVSMMLMFRDRIPPIRVFQKPQYMKHFTDKEGINYEYAVVPSLAVVISFVIGLTAGLFGIGGGALMTPLMLLVFRFPPHVAVGTSMMMIFFSSITSSVGHIVLGHVIWGYSLILIISSWIGAKIGVKINKRVNSQTIVTLLRIVMLALGVYLIMRSFL
- a CDS encoding cysteine desulfurase, which encodes MADTNLNVDAIIQDFPILNQKVNGKRLAYLDSTATSQKPKQVIEALDDYYERYNSNVHRGVHTLGSLATDGYEGARETVRRFINAPYFEEVIFTRGTTAAINLVAHSYGDANIQEGDEIVVTQMEHHANLVPWQQLAKRKGATLKFIPMTDDGQLTLSAVEETVTNRTKIVAVAHVSNVLGTINDIKSIAQIAHQHGAIIAVDGAQSVPHMKVDVQALDVDFYSFSGHKMLGPTGIGVLYGKREYLHQMEPIEFGGDMIDFVGLHESTWTDLPTKFEAGTPLIAQAIGLKAAIEYIENIGFDAIHDHEQVLTQYAYEQMSQVEGIEIYGPEVSKRAGVITFNLKDVHPHDVATALDTEGVAVRAGHHCAQPLMKWLNVSSTARASFYIYNTKEDIDQLVEGLKRTKEFFSYEF
- a CDS encoding DUF72 domain-containing protein; translation: MIEIGLTGWGDHDSLYEDIARQSDKLLTYSSHFPIVELDASYYAIQPERNILKWINETPKRFKFVVKIHQALTLHADYRDFATSMDALFNQFSEMIVPLQKANKLAMILVQFPPWFDCNAKNVQYIRYVKSKLEQYPICVEFRHQSWFEGDMKERTLSFLTENQLIHSVCDEPQVGEGSIPFVNRITHTKALVRLHGRNINGWRKQDMTDQEWRDVRYLYQYSEKELQELANKIVVLNQKADTVYIIFNNNSGGHAAGNAKQLQQLLNIEYKGLAPQQLKLF
- the sufB gene encoding Fe-S cluster assembly protein SufB, which translates into the protein MAKKAPDLGDYKYGFHDEDVSIFRSERGLTENIVREISRMKDEPEWMLDFRLKALKLFYKMPMPQWGGDLSELDFDDITYYVKPSERSERSWDEVPEEIKRTFDKLGIPEAEQKYLAGVSAQYESEVVYHNMEKELEEKGIVFKDTDTALKENEDLFKEYFASVVPAADNKFAALNSAVWSGGSFIYIPKNVKLDTPLQAYFRINSENMGQFERTLIIADEGASVNYVEGCTAPVYTTNSLHSAVVEIIVHKDAHVRYTTIQNWANNVYNLVTKRTLVHENGNMEWVDGNLGSKLTMKYPACVLVGEGAKGNTLSIAFAGKGQVQDAGAKMMHKAPNTSSTIVSKSIAKDGGKVVYRGIVHFGRKAKGARSNIECDTLILDNESTSDTIPYNEIFNDSISLEHEAKVSKVSEEQLFYLMSRGISEEEATEMIVMGFIEPFTKELPMEYAVEMNRLIKFEMEGSIG
- a CDS encoding hemolysin family protein; its protein translation is MIIAIIVLILVSCFFSGSETALTAANKVRLQSEAEQNNHKSANLLKLLEKPSEFITTILIGNNIANILLPTLVTILAVRLGANIGIASAILTIVIIVFAEVIPKSIAATFPDAIARFVYPVIRLFVIIFKPITLILNMLTDWINQLLSRHNPNQGMSKEEVRTMVAIAGTEGAFNEMERTRIQGVMNFDRLKVNDVNNTPRVNVTSLSIEDTYEEVYEIVMNHPYTRYPVYEGDIDNVVGVFHSKYLLAWSKTPEKTITDFCSEPLFVYEHNRAEWVLRKMTITRKHMAIVLDEYGGTDAIVTHEDLIEEMLGMEIEDEMDREENHKLSKVR